From a region of the Chroicocephalus ridibundus chromosome 8, bChrRid1.1, whole genome shotgun sequence genome:
- the NAA60 gene encoding N-alpha-acetyltransferase 60 translates to MTEEVPPTALTDVNLRLLCHDDIDTVKQLCGDWFPIEYPDSWYRDITSNKKFFSLAATYRGSIVGMIVAEIKSRTKVHKEDGDILASNFPVDTQVAYILSLGVVKEFRKHGIGSLLLESLKDHISTTAQDHCKAIYLHVLTTNNTAINFYENRDFKQHHYLPYYYSIRGVLKDGFTYVLYINGGHPPWTILYPLPSHIGSTLASLSPCSIPQRIYRQAQSILCSLLPWSGISAKSGIEYSRTM, encoded by the exons ATGACAGAGGAAGTGCCCCCGACTGCACTTACGGACGTAAACCTGCGTCTTCTCTGCCACGATGACATAGACACAGTGAAACAGCTCTGTGGCGACTGGTTCCCAATAGA gTACCCTGACTCATGGTACCGAGATATCACTTCCAACAAGAAGTTCTTTTCCCTCGCAGCCACATATAGAGGCTCCATCGTGGGAATGATAGTGGCAGAGATCAAGAGCAGAACAAAGGTGCATAAAGAG GATGGAGACATCCTAGCTTCCAATTTTCCTGTGGACACTCAAGTTGCTTACATCCTAAGTCTTGGAGTGGTGAAAGAGTTCAGAAAACATGGAATAG GTTCGCTCTTGCTTGAAAGTTTAAAAGACCATATATCGACGACTGCCCAAGATCACTGCAAAGCCATCTACCTGCACGTCCTCACCACTAACAACACAGCAATAAACTTCTATGAAAACAGAGACTTTAAGCAGCACCACTATCTTCCCTATTATTATTCCATCAGAGGGGTCCTCAAAGATGGCTTTACCTACGTCCTGTACATCAATGGTGGACACCCACCCTGGACAATCTTATATCCTTTACCTTCA CACATTGGATCAACGCTAGCCAGCCTGAGCCCATGTTCAATTCCCCAGCGGATATATCGACAAGCCCAGAGCATTCTCTGCAGTCTTCTGCCCTGGTCTGGCATTTCTGCCAAGAGCGGCATTGAATATAGCCGGACGATGTGA